CATGCTGACAGTCACCCTTTCCGCATCTATGGAGGACAACGAACAATTCCGCAATCGCGAAGATGCTCTGCAACAAATATATATTCAAATAGATAATGTCCTTGATAAACTTGTTAGTAATATTGAACATCAAGTAGGTAAAAGCCATGTCCTATTTGTCATTACGGGTACAGGCACAACGGATAATAAAGAGAATGACTATGGTCTTTACCGTATTCCAACAGGAAATTTCTATATTAATCGTACAACCAAGTTATTGAATGTTTACCTCTGTGCTATCTATGGACAAGGAACATATATCGATGCAACTTGGGGAAATCAGATTTATCTGAACCGCAAGACTATTGAACAGAAACGGCTTAGCATGCATGATGTGCTTACGCGCTGCCAAGAACTATTGCTTGAGAGCGTAGGTATCAGTGATGTTTATACCTGCAATCGTCTACTTACCGGTAACAATGATGTTTATAAACTGCTTCAAGGTTACAATCCTTCCATCTGTGGTGATATCATCGTCAATGTCGCTCCAGGGTGGAAACTTATCAATGAAGACACTCAAGAAAGCTATACCAGCCGTTACAATATTATTCTATTCCCTGTAATTTTCTATGGAACAAACATCAAAGGAGAACGTATATCAACCCCTATTACCATAGATCGTATTGCACCTACTATCAGTAAAAGCATTCATATCAGGGCTCCAAATGCTTGTTCTGCAGCTCCACTTTTTTAAGAGCTATGCCGACAAAGAAGGTCAAAGTATTCATATAAAAGGCTTTATCTGTCGGTTCCCCATGCAAACTTTTATATAATAATGTGGAAAATTAGGATTTTAATTCGTAATTTTGCACTGCACAGAATATTTAGACAATAATAATACATACATAGAAATGAATTTCAATAACTTTTTGAAATCGTTGTTCGGTGACAAATCAAGCCGTGATATGAAGCTTATCCAACCTCTTGTAGAGAAAGTAAAAGCGGTCTATCCGGAAATTCAGAAGCTGAGCAATGATGAGTTACGTGCGAAGACCAAAGAACTTCAGCACTATGTTCAGAGTTCTGCAGATGAGCAGAAAAAACAAATAGAAGAACTCAAAGCTAAGATTGAGGAAACACCAATAGATGAGCGCGAAGATATCTTCAATCAGATTGACAAACTTGAAAAAGAAGTTCTCGACCTCTATGAGAAAGCTTTGGATGAAGTTATGCCGACAGCTTTCAGCATCATCAAAGATACCGCTCGCCGCTTTGCTGAAAATGAAGAAACTATCGTTACCGCGACAGATTTTGACAAAGAGCTCGCTGCAAACCCAGCAAACGACTTTGTAACGATTGATGGTGACAAGGCTATTTATCACAACGAATGGACTGCCGGAGGTAATAAACTCAAATGGAATATGGTACACTATGATGTACAGCTATTCGGTGGTATTGCCTTACATCAAGGAAAGATTGCAGAGATGGCAACCGGTGAAGGTAAAACCCTTGTTGCTACACTACCCGTTTTTCTCAATGCTTTGACAGGAAATGGGGTTCATATGGTTACAGTCAATGACTATTTGGCCAAGCGTGACTCTGAATGGATGGGGCCTCTTTACATGTTCAATGGTCTCTCTGTTGATTGTATTGACAAACATCAGCCTAACTCTGAAGCACGTCGCAAAGCCTATCAAGCAGATATCACTTTTGGTACAAATAATGAGTTCGGCTTTGATTACCTACGTGACAACATGGCACTGAACCCCAGCGACCTTGTTCAGCGCAAACATAATTATGCCATTGTCGATGAGGTTGACTCAGTATTGATTGATGATGCCCGTACGCCTTTGATTATCTCTGGTCCTATTCCAAAGGGCGATGATCAAATGTTTGAAGAATATCAGCCTCTTGTTGAACACTTATATGAAGTGCAACGTAAACAAGCTACGGAGCTATTGGCTGAAGCCAAACAAAAGATCACTACCGGACAAGAGAAAAACGACAAGCAGCTACTTGAAGATGGTTTCTTGGCTCTTTATCGTTCTTACAAGGCACTTCCAAAGAATAAACCACTGATTAAGTATTTATCTGAGGATGGTATTAAAGCCGGAATGCTGGCTACAGAAGAATTCTACATGGCCAATAACAACCGTGAGATGCCTAAAGCTATTGAGCCTCTCTACTTTGTGGTTGATGAAAAGCTCAATAGTGCAGACCTTACAGATAAAGGAACAGCATGGCTGGCAAAACAAACCGGACAGGAAGACTTGTTTGTACTGCCAGACATCACGTCTCAACTGTCTGCTCTTGAAAGCCAAACGAACCTTTCTGACCAAGAGAGAATCGACAAAAAGGATGAACTGATGTCACACTACGGTGTGCAGAGTGAACGCGTTCATACACTGCAGCAGTTGCTGAAAGCCTACACCATGTTCAATAAAGACGACGAATATGTTGTCATGGATGGTGAGGTTAAGATTGTCGACGAACAGACAGGCCGTATCATGGAAGGCCGTCGTTGGAGCGATGGACTGCATCAGGCTATTGAAGCTAAGGAACATGTCAAGGTTGAAGCTGCAACACAGACATTTGCAACTATTACCCTGCAGAACTACTTCCGTATGTATCACAAGCTGGCCGGTATGACGGGTACAGCAAGTACAGAAGCAGGGGAATTCTGGGATATATACAAACTTGACGTTGTTGAAATTCCAACAAACCGCCCTATTGCCCGCCACGACCTTGACGATCGCGTATATAAGACTGCACGCGAAAAGTATGCTGCCGTTATTGATGAAATCGAAGCAATGCGTAATGCAGGTCGTCCGGTATTGGTTGGTACAACATCTGTTGAAATCAGCGAGCTTCTGAGCAAGATGTTGAAGATGCGACACATCCCTCATAATGTACTGAATGCCAAGCTTCATCAGAGAGAAGCACAGATCGTAGCCGAAGCCGGCCGTTCAGAGAATGGCTTAGGTGCTGTTACCATTGCTACCAACATGGCCGGTCGTGGTACCGATATCAAACTAACCGATGAGGTTAAAGCCGCAGGTGGTTTGGCCATCATCGGCACAGAACGCCATGAGAGCCGTCGTGTCGACCGCCAGTTACGTGGTCGTGCAGGTCGTCAGGGTGATCCTGGTTCATCTGTATTCTATGTTTCGCTCGAAGACAAGCTGATGCGTCTCTTTGCATCTGAGCGTATTGCCAAGATCATGGACCGTTTGGGCTTCGAAGATGGGGAACGCATTGAGAGTCCTATGATTTCAAAGAGTATAGAACGTGCACAGAAGAAAGTTGAAGAGAACAACTTCGGTATCCGTAAACATCTGCTCGAATACGATGACGTAATGAACAAACAACGTACCGTAATCTATGAGAAGCGTCGACATGCACTCATGGGTGAACGCGTAGGTATGGACATTACAAACGTCATTTGGGATCGCGTTGTCAGCATCATTGAGAAGAACGACTATGAAGGTGCAAAGGAAGA
The nucleotide sequence above comes from Segatella oris. Encoded proteins:
- a CDS encoding alkaline phosphatase family protein, whose amino-acid sequence is MNRYIAILIAALTSAEMQAFELAPRLIVNITIDQLNADYIDAFSPFFKAAGFQKLMQEGKTYEVASCPFTPVSVPSSIATIATGTTPFHHGIIGSQWIDRTTLHPVYCVDEKQYIYGPSQLKTSTVGDEMKVSTHGKSIIYSIAADKSAAILSAGHAADNAIWYDEVFRKWKTTAFYGASPQWLNTPLAPHNVNNEAIGDKAIEIVSRSGMGKDDIPDMLTVTLSASMEDNEQFRNREDALQQIYIQIDNVLDKLVSNIEHQVGKSHVLFVITGTGTTDNKENDYGLYRIPTGNFYINRTTKLLNVYLCAIYGQGTYIDATWGNQIYLNRKTIEQKRLSMHDVLTRCQELLLESVGISDVYTCNRLLTGNNDVYKLLQGYNPSICGDIIVNVAPGWKLINEDTQESYTSRYNIILFPVIFYGTNIKGERISTPITIDRIAPTISKSIHIRAPNACSAAPLF
- the secA gene encoding preprotein translocase subunit SecA, whose product is MNFNNFLKSLFGDKSSRDMKLIQPLVEKVKAVYPEIQKLSNDELRAKTKELQHYVQSSADEQKKQIEELKAKIEETPIDEREDIFNQIDKLEKEVLDLYEKALDEVMPTAFSIIKDTARRFAENEETIVTATDFDKELAANPANDFVTIDGDKAIYHNEWTAGGNKLKWNMVHYDVQLFGGIALHQGKIAEMATGEGKTLVATLPVFLNALTGNGVHMVTVNDYLAKRDSEWMGPLYMFNGLSVDCIDKHQPNSEARRKAYQADITFGTNNEFGFDYLRDNMALNPSDLVQRKHNYAIVDEVDSVLIDDARTPLIISGPIPKGDDQMFEEYQPLVEHLYEVQRKQATELLAEAKQKITTGQEKNDKQLLEDGFLALYRSYKALPKNKPLIKYLSEDGIKAGMLATEEFYMANNNREMPKAIEPLYFVVDEKLNSADLTDKGTAWLAKQTGQEDLFVLPDITSQLSALESQTNLSDQERIDKKDELMSHYGVQSERVHTLQQLLKAYTMFNKDDEYVVMDGEVKIVDEQTGRIMEGRRWSDGLHQAIEAKEHVKVEAATQTFATITLQNYFRMYHKLAGMTGTASTEAGEFWDIYKLDVVEIPTNRPIARHDLDDRVYKTAREKYAAVIDEIEAMRNAGRPVLVGTTSVEISELLSKMLKMRHIPHNVLNAKLHQREAQIVAEAGRSENGLGAVTIATNMAGRGTDIKLTDEVKAAGGLAIIGTERHESRRVDRQLRGRAGRQGDPGSSVFYVSLEDKLMRLFASERIAKIMDRLGFEDGERIESPMISKSIERAQKKVEENNFGIRKHLLEYDDVMNKQRTVIYEKRRHALMGERVGMDITNVIWDRVVSIIEKNDYEGAKEEFMKILAMEIPFTQEEFESGVRTELEERAFQDAMASFKRHTDRIQADAYPVIKKVQEEQGAMFERILVPITDGRNIYQIPANLQEAYNSEAASVVKEFEKTIMLRIIDDNWKENLRQLDELRHSVQNASYEQKDPLLIFKLESVKLWDNMIDDMNNRIANVLMRCQIPVVQEVQEAAPEQHAQRYHEQKEDIEARAAQQRAAHQDTREGADQVNHTPYVADRLPRPNDPCPCGSGKKFKNCHGKNL